A genomic region of Kineococcus endophyticus contains the following coding sequences:
- a CDS encoding 3-oxoacid CoA-transferase subunit B, whose amino-acid sequence MTVQNTDRGPLSKDELAARVARDIPEGAYVNLGIGRPTLVADHLTPESGVVLHTENGMLGMGRAAVGDEIDPDLVNAGKIPVVETPGASYFHHADSFAMMRGGHLDVCVLGAYQVAANGDLANWHTGAPDAIPAVGGAMDLATGAKAVFVVMPLFGRDGSPKLVRECTYPLTGVGCVSRVYSEEAVLSLGGGEVVVEETWGTTVAELQAKLPDLVLRGR is encoded by the coding sequence GTGACGGTCCAGAACACCGACCGGGGTCCCCTGTCGAAGGACGAGCTGGCCGCGCGGGTCGCCCGCGACATCCCCGAGGGCGCTTACGTGAACCTCGGCATCGGCCGGCCGACGCTGGTCGCCGACCACCTGACCCCGGAGTCCGGGGTCGTTCTGCACACCGAGAACGGGATGCTCGGGATGGGCCGGGCGGCCGTGGGGGACGAGATCGACCCCGACCTCGTGAACGCCGGCAAGATCCCGGTGGTCGAGACCCCGGGGGCGTCGTACTTCCACCACGCCGACAGCTTCGCCATGATGCGGGGCGGCCACCTCGACGTCTGCGTCCTCGGCGCCTACCAGGTCGCCGCGAACGGGGACCTCGCCAACTGGCACACGGGTGCGCCCGACGCGATCCCGGCCGTCGGCGGGGCGATGGACCTCGCGACGGGGGCGAAGGCCGTGTTCGTCGTCATGCCGCTGTTCGGGCGCGACGGGTCCCCGAAGCTGGTGCGGGAGTGCACGTACCCCCTCACCGGGGTCGGCTGCGTCTCGCGCGTCTACAGCGAGGAGGCCGTGCTGTCCCTGGGGGGCGGCGAGGTCGTCGTCGAGGAGACGTGGGGGACGACGGTCGCCGAACTCCAGGCGAAGCTGCCCGACCTGGTGCTGCGGGGGCGCTGA
- a CDS encoding 3-oxoacid CoA-transferase subunit A, which produces MSRTQFAADADAAVADVADGATVLIGGFGAAGQPVELIDALLRQGAKDLTVVNNNAGNGDVGLAALLAADRVRKIVCSFPRQSDSWVFDELYRAGRIELELVPQGTLAERLRAAGAGIGAFYCPTGAGTPLAEGKETRVIDGREHLLEFPIHGDVALVKAHLADEFGNLVYRKTARNFGPVMAAAARTSVVQVSDVVPTGSLDPEDVVTPAIYVDRVVRVGVAA; this is translated from the coding sequence TTGAGTCGCACGCAGTTCGCCGCCGACGCCGACGCGGCCGTCGCGGACGTCGCCGACGGGGCGACCGTCCTCATCGGGGGTTTCGGCGCGGCCGGCCAGCCCGTGGAACTCATCGACGCCCTGCTGCGGCAGGGTGCGAAGGACCTCACCGTCGTCAACAACAACGCCGGGAACGGCGACGTCGGGCTCGCGGCCCTGCTGGCCGCGGACCGCGTCCGCAAGATCGTCTGCTCGTTCCCACGGCAGAGCGACTCCTGGGTGTTCGACGAGCTGTACCGGGCCGGACGGATCGAGCTCGAACTCGTGCCGCAGGGCACGTTGGCCGAGCGGCTGCGGGCCGCCGGGGCCGGCATCGGCGCGTTCTACTGCCCGACGGGTGCCGGCACCCCGTTGGCCGAGGGGAAGGAGACCCGCGTGATCGACGGGCGAGAGCACCTGCTGGAGTTCCCGATCCACGGCGACGTGGCCCTCGTCAAGGCGCACCTCGCCGACGAGTTCGGGAACCTGGTGTACCGCAAGACGGCCCGGAACTTCGGACCCGTCATGGCGGCGGCCGCGAGGACGAGCGTCGTGCAGGTCTCCGACGTCGTGCCGACGGGCTCGCTGGACCCCGAGGACGTCGTGACGCCGGCGATCTACGTCGACCGCGTCGTGCGCGTGGGGGTGGCGGCGTGA
- a CDS encoding ABC transporter permease: protein MNASARGTNPATLFQRVSQHGLLWPVLALVVLLLACGLKSPGFLDVATRDGNLYGQLIDLLRNSATPLLLALGMCLVIATGGIDLSVGAVMAISLAVSLTHLASVPDPSAPGAVATAVVLGLVLGVVIGAFNGFMVTALGIQPFIATMILMVAGRGIAMLITKGQITTVTSPPFKSIGSGFVLGVPVPVVIAGAVFVLVALAVRRTALGMFLEAVGTNREASRLAGVGARSTTWVVYVLAGLLAALAGIVYGAPTMAADANNIGLLKELDAIMVVVLGGTRLDGGRFHLGGLVVGALLLSTLERAVIVFELPSQTTPLFKALVLIAVCVAASPALRSRWRSRPPRTRRPVATEVAA from the coding sequence GTGAACGCGTCCGCCCGCGGCACGAACCCGGCGACGCTGTTCCAGCGCGTCTCCCAGCACGGCCTGCTGTGGCCCGTGCTCGCGCTCGTCGTCCTGCTGCTGGCCTGCGGGCTGAAGAGCCCGGGGTTCCTGGACGTCGCCACCCGCGACGGCAACCTCTACGGCCAGCTGATCGACCTGCTGCGCAACAGCGCGACTCCGTTGCTGCTGGCCCTGGGCATGTGCCTGGTCATCGCCACGGGCGGCATCGACCTGTCCGTGGGCGCCGTCATGGCCATCTCCCTGGCGGTGTCGCTGACCCACCTCGCGAGCGTGCCGGACCCGTCGGCGCCCGGCGCCGTCGCGACGGCCGTCGTGCTGGGACTCGTCCTCGGGGTGGTGATCGGGGCCTTCAACGGGTTCATGGTGACCGCGCTGGGGATCCAGCCGTTCATCGCCACGATGATCCTCATGGTGGCCGGGCGCGGGATCGCCATGCTCATCACCAAGGGGCAGATCACCACGGTGACCAGCCCGCCGTTCAAGTCCATCGGATCGGGTTTCGTCCTCGGCGTCCCCGTTCCCGTCGTCATCGCCGGGGCGGTGTTCGTGCTCGTGGCGCTGGCCGTGCGCCGGACCGCTCTGGGGATGTTCCTCGAGGCCGTCGGCACCAACCGCGAGGCCAGTCGCCTGGCGGGCGTCGGTGCCCGCTCCACGACGTGGGTCGTCTACGTCCTCGCGGGCCTCCTCGCAGCCCTGGCCGGCATCGTCTACGGCGCACCCACGATGGCCGCCGACGCGAACAACATCGGCCTGCTCAAGGAACTCGACGCCATCATGGTCGTCGTCCTCGGTGGCACCCGGCTGGACGGCGGGCGCTTCCACCTCGGCGGGCTCGTCGTGGGGGCGCTGCTGCTGTCGACCCTGGAACGGGCGGTCATCGTCTTTGAGTTGCCGAGCCAGACCACGCCGCTGTTCAAGGCGCTGGTCCTCATCGCGGTCTGCGTCGCCGCGTCCCCGGCGCTGCGTTCCCGGTGGAGGAGCCGGCCGCCGCGCACGCGCCGGCCCGTGGCGACGGAGGTGGCCGCATGA
- a CDS encoding sugar ABC transporter ATP-binding protein, translated as MSDTTNTRAPGDPAAPPPDAVVRMTGITITFPGVKALDGVDLVLRRGEVHALMGENGAGKSTLIKALTGVHRIDHGGIAVEGREVRFSGPSQAQAAGISTVYQEVNLCANLTVAENVMLGHEVRRGPFIDWPATRRAARGFLQRLNLDVDVRSQLSSHSIAVQQLCAIARALVVDAKVLVLDEPTSSLDRAEVAELFRVVRRLRDEGVAILFVSHFLEQVYDLSDRMTVLRNGRFVGEFVTTDLPRRELVGHMIGRSGAALAGIEEQAKRSITPHSPRETPLMTALGVGRDGAVEPFDLSLYPGEIVGLAGLLGSGRSELARLLVGADRPDRGELSLDERPVRLPTPLAALRRHLAMSSEDRKKEGIIGDLTVRENIALALQAGRGPWRRIPRRELDEIVQKYVVVLNINPPNPNALIRNLSGGNQQKVLLARWLATAPRLLVLDEPTRGIDIGAKTEIQRLVADLAADGMSIVFISSELEEVLRLSQRVVVMRDRRKVAEITNDASVTTDTVLEAIANSEVRAS; from the coding sequence ATGTCCGACACGACGAACACCCGAGCGCCCGGGGACCCGGCCGCACCCCCGCCGGACGCGGTCGTCCGCATGACGGGCATCACCATCACGTTCCCGGGCGTCAAGGCCCTCGACGGCGTGGACCTCGTCCTGCGCCGCGGTGAGGTCCACGCGCTCATGGGCGAGAACGGGGCCGGCAAGTCGACCCTCATCAAGGCCCTCACCGGGGTCCACCGGATCGACCACGGCGGGATCGCCGTCGAGGGCCGGGAGGTGCGGTTCAGCGGACCCAGCCAGGCCCAGGCGGCCGGGATCAGCACCGTCTACCAGGAGGTCAACCTCTGCGCGAACCTCACGGTCGCGGAGAACGTCATGCTGGGCCACGAGGTACGCCGCGGGCCCTTCATCGACTGGCCCGCGACGCGCCGCGCGGCCCGGGGTTTCCTGCAGCGCCTGAACCTCGACGTCGACGTCCGCTCGCAGCTGTCGTCCCACAGCATCGCCGTGCAGCAGTTGTGCGCCATCGCCCGAGCGCTGGTCGTGGACGCCAAGGTCCTCGTGCTCGACGAACCCACGTCGAGCCTGGACCGGGCCGAGGTGGCCGAACTGTTCCGCGTCGTGCGCCGGTTGCGCGACGAGGGGGTGGCGATCCTCTTCGTCTCGCACTTCCTCGAGCAGGTCTACGACCTGTCGGACCGGATGACCGTGCTGCGCAACGGCCGCTTCGTCGGCGAGTTCGTCACGACCGACCTCCCGCGCCGCGAACTGGTCGGGCACATGATCGGCCGCTCCGGGGCCGCGCTGGCCGGGATCGAGGAACAGGCGAAGCGGTCCATCACCCCGCACTCCCCGCGCGAGACCCCGCTCATGACGGCCCTCGGGGTCGGCCGCGACGGTGCCGTGGAACCCTTCGACCTCTCGCTGTACCCGGGCGAGATCGTCGGGCTCGCCGGGTTGCTGGGGTCGGGACGCTCCGAACTGGCGCGGCTGCTGGTGGGGGCGGACCGCCCCGACCGGGGGGAGCTCTCCCTCGACGAGCGGCCGGTCAGGCTGCCCACGCCGCTGGCCGCGCTCCGCCGGCACCTGGCGATGTCGAGCGAGGACCGCAAGAAGGAGGGCATCATCGGCGACCTCACGGTCCGCGAGAACATCGCCCTGGCCCTTCAGGCCGGGCGCGGTCCGTGGCGGCGCATCCCTCGCCGCGAGCTCGACGAGATCGTGCAGAAGTACGTCGTCGTGCTGAACATCAACCCGCCGAACCCGAACGCGCTCATCCGCAACCTGTCCGGGGGCAACCAGCAGAAGGTGCTGCTGGCGCGGTGGCTGGCCACGGCCCCGCGCCTGCTCGTGCTGGACGAACCCACCCGTGGCATCGACATCGGCGCCAAGACCGAGATCCAGCGCCTCGTCGCCGACCTCGCCGCCGACGGCATGTCCATCGTCTTCATCTCCTCCGAGCTGGAGGAGGTGCTGCGGCTCAGCCAGCGCGTCGTCGTCATGCGCGACCGTCGCAAGGTCGCCGAGATCACCAACGACGCGTCGGTCACCACCGACACCGTCCTCGAAGCCATCGCGAACTCGGAGGTGAGGGCGTCGTGA
- a CDS encoding LacI family DNA-binding transcriptional regulator, whose amino-acid sequence MADAGTGERAGAALPRPPAMSDVAKLAGVSHQTVSRVLNDHPNVKASTRERVQSAITELGYRRNEAARALVTRRTGAIGVITEDSPLFGPTMTLIAVENAARSQGTYVSVATVTRWEVDSVQATLEHFLDQGVDGVVVIASHDEAVRAVKDYSRKLPVVMVGPGQVSGHIHTVAVDQYAGASLAVGHLLDLGHRDVLHVRGPSVWLDARARERGWQDAVLQAGIRPAEPVQGDWTASAGFAIGRSLLGRRDETPLPTAVFTANDQLALGLLHAFADAGVNVPREVSVVGFDDVEGSEHFFPPLTTVRPDWAALGRRCLERMAAAIERQPAEGVLVGARLVVRSSSAAPRA is encoded by the coding sequence GTGGCTGACGCGGGGACCGGGGAACGGGCCGGCGCCGCCCTGCCGCGTCCGCCGGCCATGAGCGACGTCGCCAAGCTCGCCGGGGTGTCCCACCAGACCGTCTCGCGGGTCCTCAACGACCACCCCAACGTCAAGGCTTCGACGCGCGAGCGTGTGCAGAGCGCGATCACCGAACTCGGCTACCGCCGCAACGAGGCTGCGCGGGCGCTCGTGACGCGGCGGACCGGCGCCATCGGCGTCATCACCGAGGACTCGCCCCTCTTCGGGCCGACCATGACGCTCATCGCGGTCGAGAACGCGGCGCGCAGCCAGGGGACGTACGTCTCGGTCGCCACCGTCACCCGGTGGGAGGTCGACTCTGTGCAGGCCACCCTCGAGCACTTCCTCGACCAGGGCGTGGACGGCGTCGTCGTCATCGCCTCCCACGACGAGGCCGTGCGCGCCGTGAAGGACTACAGCCGCAAGCTCCCCGTCGTCATGGTCGGCCCCGGCCAGGTGAGCGGTCACATCCACACCGTCGCCGTGGACCAGTACGCCGGGGCGAGCCTGGCGGTGGGGCACCTCCTCGACCTCGGGCACCGCGACGTCCTGCACGTGCGGGGGCCCTCGGTGTGGCTGGACGCCCGTGCGCGGGAACGGGGGTGGCAGGACGCGGTGCTGCAGGCGGGCATCCGGCCGGCGGAGCCGGTCCAGGGGGACTGGACGGCGTCGGCGGGTTTCGCGATCGGGCGTTCGCTGCTCGGTCGACGCGACGAAACCCCGCTGCCCACAGCCGTGTTCACCGCGAACGACCAACTCGCTCTCGGTCTCCTGCACGCGTTCGCGGACGCCGGGGTGAACGTCCCGCGCGAGGTGTCGGTGGTGGGTTTCGACGACGTCGAGGGCTCCGAGCACTTCTTCCCGCCGCTCACGACGGTGCGGCCGGACTGGGCGGCCCTGGGCCGACGGTGCCTGGAGCGCATGGCGGCCGCCATCGAACGGCAACCGGCCGAGGGCGTCCTCGTGGGGGCCCGGCTCGTCGTCCGCTCGAGCAGTGCCGCTCCGCGGGCCTGA
- a CDS encoding fumarylacetoacetate hydrolase family protein — translation MDDVLPAGAVLLGRVQDPSTGGPRVVALDTAEPPGDDGWGVHDLTALAPTVSGLLERDDRIAVVRAALASEPRWWTRELLAATVGSRESAHLLAPVDLQVVKACGVTFADSLAERVIEERAGGDPARAAAVRAEVADVLGGTLASVRPGSPEAARVKDVLQARGWWSQYLEVGLGPDPEVFTKAPVLASVGHGAAVGVPSWSRWNNPEPELVLVVTSRGEVVGATLGNDVNLRDVEGRSALLLGRAKDANASSALGPFVRLLDDSLTLDALREVDVDLEVRGTDGFLLHGRNSLRRISRPFEELVAATVGPHHQYPDGFVLYTGTLFAPTTDRDEPGQGFTHHVGDVVRISCPQLGTLENTVLATEDLPPWTSGVGELLRSLGLPRTVTPP, via the coding sequence GTGGACGACGTGCTGCCGGCGGGGGCTGTCCTGCTCGGCCGGGTGCAGGACCCCTCGACGGGTGGCCCCCGCGTGGTGGCCCTCGACACCGCGGAACCCCCGGGAGACGACGGCTGGGGCGTGCACGACCTGACCGCGCTCGCACCCACCGTCTCGGGACTGCTCGAACGGGACGACCGGATCGCGGTCGTGCGGGCCGCCCTGGCCTCTGAGCCGCGGTGGTGGACGCGGGAGCTCCTCGCCGCGACCGTGGGGTCCCGGGAGTCGGCGCACCTGCTCGCGCCCGTGGACCTGCAGGTCGTCAAGGCGTGCGGCGTGACGTTCGCCGACAGCCTCGCCGAACGCGTCATCGAGGAACGCGCGGGCGGTGACCCGGCCCGGGCCGCCGCCGTGCGGGCCGAGGTGGCGGACGTGCTCGGTGGCACGCTGGCGTCCGTGCGGCCGGGGTCGCCCGAGGCGGCGCGCGTCAAGGACGTGCTGCAGGCGCGGGGCTGGTGGTCGCAGTACCTCGAGGTGGGCCTCGGTCCCGACCCCGAGGTGTTCACCAAGGCGCCGGTCCTCGCCTCGGTCGGGCACGGGGCGGCGGTCGGCGTGCCGTCGTGGTCGCGGTGGAACAACCCAGAACCCGAGCTCGTGCTCGTCGTGACCTCCCGCGGCGAGGTGGTCGGGGCGACGCTGGGCAACGACGTCAACCTGCGGGACGTCGAGGGCCGGTCGGCGTTGCTGCTCGGCCGGGCCAAGGACGCGAACGCCTCCAGCGCACTGGGTCCGTTCGTCCGCCTCCTCGACGACTCCCTCACCCTCGACGCGCTGAGGGAGGTCGACGTCGACCTCGAGGTGCGCGGGACCGACGGTTTCCTCCTGCACGGCCGGAACTCGTTGCGGCGCATCAGCCGGCCGTTCGAGGAACTCGTCGCGGCCACCGTGGGGCCGCACCACCAGTACCCCGACGGGTTCGTCCTCTACACGGGCACCCTCTTCGCCCCGACGACGGACCGGGACGAGCCGGGGCAGGGGTTCACGCACCACGTCGGGGACGTCGTGCGCATCAGCTGCCCGCAGCTGGGGACGCTGGAGAACACCGTGCTGGCCACCGAGGACCTGCCGCCGTGGACGTCCGGGGTGGGTGAGCTCCTCCGGTCGCTCGGTCTTCCCAGGACGGTGACGCCGCCCTAG
- a CDS encoding ABC transporter permease subunit, translated as MSTGLSPQAPSGAPPRPSTRRVRALVDRVDRRFLPVVGTLVTLVVMLGVGQQRYSTARSDFLSMRLLSNLLLDNSYLLVLAVGMTFVVLAGGIDLSVGAVVALVGLVTAKLFTAGAPLPVVLVLGVLIGTCCGLLIGVMVQVFDIQPFIASLAVMFLARGLANVVSTNSLKIDDDGFSALASWSLKFGEGRETWRINASMLIAVGVLLLAVYVLHYTRFGRTVYGLGAGDRGAAVELMGLRPARTRIGVYVISGTCAGLAGILFALYTKSGFNLTGIGMELDAIAAVVIGGTLLSGGVGFVLGTGAGVLVYGLIQVLIAREDLDSWWTRVFIGAVLLAFVVLQKVIAGRRR; from the coding sequence ATGAGCACGGGACTGTCACCCCAGGCGCCCTCGGGCGCGCCGCCGCGGCCGAGCACCCGGCGGGTCCGCGCCCTCGTGGACCGCGTCGACCGCCGCTTCCTGCCGGTCGTCGGCACCCTCGTCACCCTCGTCGTGATGCTGGGCGTGGGCCAGCAGCGGTACAGCACCGCCCGCAGCGACTTCCTCAGCATGCGGCTGCTGTCGAACCTGCTGCTGGACAACTCCTACCTGCTCGTCCTCGCCGTGGGCATGACGTTCGTCGTCCTCGCCGGGGGCATCGACCTCTCGGTCGGGGCCGTGGTGGCCCTCGTCGGGCTGGTGACGGCGAAGCTGTTCACGGCCGGCGCTCCGCTGCCCGTGGTGCTCGTCCTCGGCGTCCTCATCGGGACGTGCTGCGGGCTGCTCATCGGCGTCATGGTGCAGGTGTTCGACATCCAGCCGTTCATCGCCTCCCTCGCCGTGATGTTCCTGGCCCGCGGGCTGGCGAACGTCGTCAGCACGAACTCCCTGAAGATCGACGACGACGGGTTCTCGGCGCTGGCCTCGTGGAGCCTGAAGTTCGGGGAGGGCCGCGAGACCTGGCGCATCAACGCCAGCATGCTCATCGCGGTCGGCGTCCTGCTCCTGGCCGTGTACGTCCTGCACTACACGCGCTTCGGCCGGACGGTCTACGGGTTGGGTGCGGGGGACCGCGGCGCGGCCGTGGAACTCATGGGGCTGCGTCCGGCCCGCACCCGCATCGGGGTGTACGTCATCTCCGGCACCTGCGCGGGCCTCGCGGGCATCCTGTTCGCGCTCTACACGAAGTCGGGGTTCAACCTCACGGGCATCGGGATGGAGCTGGACGCCATCGCGGCCGTCGTCATCGGCGGGACGTTGCTGTCCGGTGGCGTCGGGTTCGTCCTGGGCACCGGGGCCGGGGTGCTCGTGTACGGCCTCATCCAGGTGCTCATCGCCCGCGAGGACCTCGACTCCTGGTGGACGCGGGTGTTCATCGGGGCCGTGCTGCTCGCGTTCGTCGTCCTGCAGAAGGTCATCGCCGGTCGCCGACGCTAG
- a CDS encoding ABC transporter substrate-binding protein — translation MSSPRTTRRSIVAAFGVAALWGLTACGGGDAAGSETAAGGGGDTITVGFSQLGAESGWRTANTESVKSALTAANGIDLKFVDAQQKQENQIKALRDFITQDVDVIAFSPVIETGWDEVLQEIKDSGIPVVLVDRTVDTSVQDPYATWIGADFEQEGKTAGEWVAKNAPDAKVFELQGTLGSGAQVDREKGFDGVVGQQVVGKASGNFTRAEGKTAVEAALQTYPETNLIFTHNDDMGLGAVEAIEAAGKVPGKDVQIVSVDGVRDGLQALVDGKFNYVVECNPVFGDQLATLVKDVAAGKEVPKETIVQDQAFDQTTTQADVDARKY, via the coding sequence ATGTCGTCTCCCAGGACCACCCGCCGTTCCATCGTCGCCGCGTTCGGCGTCGCCGCCCTCTGGGGCCTGACCGCCTGCGGCGGCGGCGACGCCGCGGGCAGCGAGACCGCCGCCGGCGGTGGCGGGGACACCATCACCGTCGGCTTCTCCCAGCTGGGGGCCGAGTCCGGGTGGCGCACCGCGAACACCGAGTCGGTGAAGTCCGCGCTCACCGCCGCCAACGGCATCGACCTGAAGTTCGTCGACGCCCAGCAGAAGCAGGAGAACCAGATCAAGGCGCTGCGCGACTTCATCACCCAGGACGTCGACGTCATCGCGTTCTCCCCGGTCATCGAGACGGGCTGGGACGAGGTCCTGCAGGAGATCAAGGACTCCGGGATCCCCGTCGTCCTGGTGGACCGCACGGTGGACACCTCGGTCCAGGACCCGTACGCGACGTGGATCGGCGCCGACTTCGAGCAGGAGGGCAAGACCGCCGGGGAGTGGGTCGCGAAGAACGCGCCCGACGCCAAGGTCTTCGAGCTCCAGGGAACGCTCGGCTCGGGCGCGCAGGTCGACCGCGAGAAGGGTTTCGACGGCGTCGTCGGCCAGCAGGTCGTCGGGAAGGCCAGCGGGAACTTCACGCGCGCCGAGGGCAAGACGGCGGTCGAGGCCGCCCTGCAGACCTACCCCGAGACGAACCTCATCTTCACCCACAACGACGACATGGGGCTCGGGGCCGTCGAGGCCATCGAGGCCGCCGGCAAGGTGCCGGGCAAGGACGTCCAGATCGTCTCGGTCGACGGGGTGCGCGACGGGCTGCAGGCTCTCGTCGACGGCAAGTTCAACTACGTCGTGGAGTGCAACCCCGTCTTCGGCGACCAGCTCGCGACGCTCGTCAAGGACGTCGCGGCGGGCAAGGAGGTGCCGAAGGAGACGATCGTCCAGGACCAGGCCTTCGACCAGACGACGACCCAGGCCGACGTGGACGCCCGGAAGTACTGA
- a CDS encoding thiolase family protein — MAGSEARPEAYVYDAVRTPFGKFGGALAEARPDDLAAAVVRATLDRSPQLPAEAVDEVHLGLANGAGEDNRNVARMAVLLAGMPTSVPGSTVNRLCGSGLDALFAGSRALETGDAQVVLTGGVESMSRAPWVLPKPSRAFPAGDVTAVSTTLGWRLVNPRMPKEWTVSLGGANELLQQRFGISRTRQDEFAVRSHERAAAAWAEGFYDDLVVPVGEVTKDEGIRPGTTVERLAGLQPAFDPAGTITAGNASPLSDGASAVLLGTAGASAAVGHDPLARVAGRGTFALDPQDFGFAPVEAANRALARAGIGWDAVGAVELNEAFAVQSLACVDAWGVDPGLVNTRGGAIALGHPLGASGGRIVGTLVARMSAERVRWGVAAICIGVGQGLAVVLENTDAQEAGVR; from the coding sequence ATGGCTGGATCCGAGGCTCGACCCGAGGCGTACGTCTACGACGCCGTCCGCACTCCCTTCGGCAAGTTCGGCGGCGCGCTCGCCGAGGCCCGCCCGGACGACCTGGCCGCCGCCGTCGTGCGCGCGACCCTCGACCGCTCTCCGCAGCTGCCCGCCGAGGCCGTCGACGAGGTGCACCTGGGCCTGGCCAACGGTGCCGGCGAGGACAACCGCAACGTCGCCCGGATGGCCGTGCTGCTCGCCGGGATGCCGACGTCCGTGCCCGGCAGCACGGTCAACCGGCTCTGCGGTTCCGGGCTCGACGCGCTGTTCGCCGGGTCGCGCGCCCTGGAGACCGGCGACGCGCAGGTCGTCCTCACGGGCGGCGTGGAGTCGATGTCGCGGGCACCGTGGGTGCTGCCCAAGCCCTCCCGCGCGTTCCCGGCGGGGGACGTCACGGCGGTCTCGACGACGCTGGGCTGGCGGCTGGTGAACCCGCGGATGCCGAAGGAGTGGACCGTCAGCCTCGGCGGCGCGAACGAGCTGCTGCAGCAGCGGTTCGGCATCTCCCGCACGCGCCAGGACGAGTTCGCCGTCCGCTCGCACGAGCGCGCCGCCGCGGCGTGGGCCGAGGGTTTCTACGACGACCTCGTCGTGCCGGTGGGTGAGGTGACGAAGGACGAGGGGATCCGGCCCGGCACGACCGTCGAACGGCTCGCCGGGCTGCAGCCCGCGTTCGACCCGGCCGGCACCATCACGGCCGGGAACGCCTCGCCGCTGTCCGACGGCGCCTCCGCGGTGCTGCTCGGGACGGCCGGGGCCTCCGCCGCCGTCGGGCACGACCCGCTCGCCCGCGTCGCCGGCCGCGGCACGTTCGCGCTCGACCCGCAGGACTTCGGGTTCGCCCCCGTCGAGGCCGCGAACCGGGCGCTGGCCCGTGCCGGGATCGGCTGGGACGCCGTGGGCGCGGTCGAGCTGAACGAGGCGTTCGCCGTCCAGTCGCTCGCCTGCGTCGACGCCTGGGGCGTCGACCCGGGCCTGGTGAACACCCGGGGCGGGGCCATCGCGCTGGGGCACCCGCTCGGGGCGTCCGGGGGCCGGATCGTGGGAACCCTGGTGGCCCGGATGAGCGCCGAGCGCGTCCGCTGGGGCGTGGCGGCGATCTGCATCGGCGTCGGGCAGGGGCTCGCCGTCGTCCTGGAGAACACCGACGCGCAGGAGGCAGGAGTCCGTTGA
- a CDS encoding LysR family transcriptional regulator, translated as MTLRRLEYFVAVAEEQSFTGAARALHMAQPPLSSQVRALERELGAELFDRSGRTPVLTPAGRALLPEVRRLLAAYARFPATAQQARDGSVGRLRVGLVPSAVAGGLPEVLRRVRTELTGLEVALVEGRPADLLRRLDLDDLDVVLLYAAPDGPALASQVLADEPLVLALPRGHRLTARPAVAVADLEHEPLLMPARHGDDGLRERTSALLAGVHVRVAQDDLWMVQTMVALVAAGLGCAVVPASTTGLRPDAVEYRPFTGAVPGLELVATWREDRDHPPVARFLALWPTVRPTGGRTSVGDRR; from the coding sequence GTGACGTTGCGCCGCCTGGAGTACTTCGTCGCCGTGGCCGAGGAGCAGTCGTTCACGGGGGCCGCCCGCGCGCTGCACATGGCCCAGCCACCGCTGTCCAGCCAGGTGCGTGCCCTCGAGCGCGAGCTCGGGGCGGAACTGTTCGACCGCAGCGGTCGCACTCCCGTCCTCACCCCCGCCGGCCGGGCCCTCCTGCCGGAGGTCCGTCGTCTGCTCGCCGCCTACGCCCGGTTCCCCGCCACCGCGCAGCAGGCCCGCGACGGCAGCGTCGGACGGTTGCGGGTGGGCCTGGTCCCCTCGGCCGTGGCGGGCGGGCTCCCGGAGGTGCTGCGCCGCGTCCGCACCGAGCTGACCGGGCTGGAGGTGGCCCTGGTCGAAGGACGGCCCGCCGACCTGCTGCGCCGCCTCGACCTCGACGACCTCGACGTCGTCCTGCTCTACGCCGCCCCGGACGGTCCCGCGCTGGCCTCGCAGGTCCTCGCGGACGAACCCCTGGTGCTTGCCCTGCCCCGCGGCCACCGGCTGACGGCGCGCCCCGCGGTCGCCGTGGCCGACCTCGAGCACGAACCGCTCCTGATGCCCGCCCGGCACGGCGACGACGGCCTGCGGGAGCGGACGTCGGCGCTGCTCGCCGGCGTCCACGTCCGGGTCGCACAGGACGACCTGTGGATGGTGCAGACGATGGTCGCCCTCGTCGCCGCCGGTCTCGGCTGTGCGGTCGTGCCGGCCTCGACGACGGGGCTGCGGCCGGACGCCGTCGAGTACCGCCCGTTCACCGGCGCCGTCCCGGGCCTGGAACTGGTCGCGACGTGGCGCGAGGACCGGGACCACCCGCCGGTGGCCCGGTTCCTCGCGCTCTGGCCGACGGTCCGACCGACGGGGGGTCGGACTAGCGTCGGCGACCGGCGATGA